One genomic region from Rothia dentocariosa ATCC 17931 encodes:
- a CDS encoding glycosyltransferase, with translation MPHDVDIIVGVPEGAGWAPIHEMARLMASYLDARIVTPDPSASLTPATKILGRLPRIPGGGRTALVIASDPGQLYAIAQPRLAARRYAGVYGWVIDSFWDDRIPAIATNGTYNTVFVADRDDVHDWRSAGVKNVRVLPWGADVWSKFDEHLEHPKTTDVLRVGRQPPAYDDDEHTAELARQAGITFAGRPPFGVTDRESVESLQRALADAKFVLAFSTLVSPASYTHPNKEYITGRWTDALAHGVTVVGQVPKTESTREILWDGATVDIDPQDARAGLNAVAQLVSEWTPEQSRNQVRMALQRLDWRHRFTELFQAAGLRSPRLDADLKAMAAELADASPSL, from the coding sequence ATGCCCCACGACGTAGATATTATCGTAGGCGTTCCCGAAGGCGCCGGGTGGGCGCCCATCCATGAGATGGCGCGCCTGATGGCATCGTACTTGGACGCGCGCATCGTCACCCCTGACCCGAGCGCATCGCTTACACCCGCTACCAAAATTTTGGGGCGCCTGCCGCGTATTCCCGGCGGAGGACGTACCGCCCTTGTTATCGCCAGTGACCCCGGACAGCTTTACGCTATCGCGCAGCCGCGCCTCGCTGCACGACGCTATGCTGGGGTTTACGGGTGGGTTATCGATAGTTTCTGGGATGACCGCATTCCCGCCATCGCCACCAACGGAACCTATAACACCGTTTTTGTGGCGGACCGCGACGACGTGCACGATTGGCGCAGTGCCGGGGTCAAAAATGTGCGGGTGCTTCCCTGGGGTGCAGACGTGTGGAGTAAATTCGATGAGCATCTGGAGCATCCGAAAACCACCGATGTACTTCGTGTGGGGCGCCAACCCCCCGCCTATGACGACGATGAACACACTGCAGAACTTGCCCGGCAAGCTGGAATAACCTTCGCTGGGCGGCCGCCGTTCGGCGTAACCGATCGTGAATCCGTCGAGTCTTTGCAGAGAGCACTCGCGGACGCCAAGTTTGTACTGGCTTTTAGTACTTTGGTGAGCCCCGCATCGTACACGCACCCAAACAAGGAGTACATTACCGGGCGCTGGACGGACGCGCTCGCCCACGGGGTGACCGTGGTGGGGCAGGTGCCTAAAACCGAAAGTACGCGCGAGATACTGTGGGATGGAGCGACCGTCGATATTGACCCGCAGGATGCTCGCGCCGGGCTGAATGCGGTGGCGCAGCTTGTGAGCGAATGGACACCTGAGCAGAGTCGAAACCAGGTGCGTATGGCGCTGCAAAGACTGGATTGGCGGCACCGTTTCACCGAGCTATTTCAGGCTGCGGGTTTGCGCAGCCCCCGGCTGGATGCGGACCTAAAGGCTATGGCTGCGGAACTTGCGGATGCTTCCCCGAGTTTATAA
- the glmU gene encoding bifunctional UDP-N-acetylglucosamine diphosphorylase/glucosamine-1-phosphate N-acetyltransferase GlmU, with amino-acid sequence MNAENRKAPSAVIVLAAGAGTRMKSATPKVMHAIGGRSMVEHAVAAARDLDPQRLAVVVRHQRDKVAQHILDFDAQVTIVDQDDIPGTGRAVEVGLNALDNSDLVDGTVLVTYGDVPLLRAETLRELMDFHEEGRNAVTVLTTNIEEPGAYGRIVRDQAGEVTAIVEAKDATPQELAITEINSGIYAFDAKVLREALLEVTTDNAQGEKYITDVLAIARDKGHRTAALAIEDRWEVEGANDRVQLAQLGRKLNERILEKHMRNGVTIVDPHNTWIDVTVTLENDTTLLPGVQLHGTTSVATGATIGPDTTLTDMTIETGATVIRSHGFGATIGENATVGPFSYLRPGTVLGANSKLGAFCEAKNSQIGQDAKVPHLTYVGDAEIGEGANIGAGSIFANYNGVTKNRTVIGAHTRMGSGGIYVAPVTVGDGAYSGAGALIRKDVPAGALAISETSQRNIDDWVLKNREGTESAQAAEAAQE; translated from the coding sequence GTGAACGCAGAAAATCGGAAGGCACCTTCGGCTGTTATTGTTTTGGCTGCGGGAGCTGGCACTCGTATGAAATCTGCTACCCCCAAAGTTATGCACGCGATAGGCGGCCGTTCCATGGTGGAACACGCCGTAGCTGCCGCCCGAGACCTAGACCCCCAGCGTCTAGCCGTTGTAGTGCGGCACCAGCGTGATAAGGTAGCCCAGCATATTCTTGACTTTGATGCCCAGGTCACTATTGTCGATCAGGACGATATTCCCGGCACCGGTCGAGCCGTCGAAGTCGGTCTTAATGCCCTCGATAATTCCGATCTCGTTGATGGTACCGTGTTGGTCACCTACGGCGACGTACCCCTGCTTCGCGCCGAAACTCTGCGCGAACTGATGGACTTCCACGAAGAGGGACGCAACGCCGTTACCGTGCTCACCACCAATATCGAAGAGCCCGGTGCCTACGGGCGCATCGTGCGCGACCAAGCGGGCGAAGTTACCGCCATTGTGGAGGCCAAAGACGCAACCCCCCAAGAGCTGGCGATTACCGAAATCAACTCGGGTATCTACGCTTTCGACGCCAAGGTTCTGCGCGAAGCCCTGCTAGAGGTCACGACCGACAACGCACAGGGCGAAAAATATATTACCGATGTGCTGGCTATAGCCCGCGATAAAGGGCACCGAACCGCCGCCCTCGCTATTGAGGATCGCTGGGAGGTTGAAGGCGCGAACGACCGCGTACAGCTCGCGCAGCTTGGGCGTAAACTCAACGAACGCATCCTGGAAAAACATATGCGTAACGGTGTAACTATCGTGGACCCCCACAACACCTGGATCGACGTAACCGTTACCCTTGAAAACGATACAACTCTGCTGCCCGGCGTGCAGCTGCACGGGACAACATCGGTCGCCACCGGTGCAACTATTGGTCCGGACACAACCCTGACCGATATGACTATCGAAACCGGCGCAACCGTCATTCGCAGCCACGGTTTCGGCGCGACCATCGGCGAAAACGCCACCGTGGGTCCCTTCTCATACCTGCGCCCCGGTACCGTTCTGGGCGCGAACTCAAAACTCGGTGCCTTCTGCGAAGCCAAGAACTCACAGATCGGCCAGGACGCCAAGGTACCCCACCTCACCTACGTAGGGGATGCCGAAATCGGCGAAGGCGCCAATATTGGTGCGGGATCCATCTTCGCTAACTACAACGGGGTTACTAAAAACCGAACCGTTATCGGCGCGCATACCCGCATGGGGTCGGGCGGCATCTACGTGGCACCTGTCACCGTTGGAGACGGCGCATATTCTGGTGCGGGAGCCCTGATCCGCAAGGATGTTCCGGCGGGCGCGCTCGCTATTTCTGAGACTTCCCAGCGCAATATTGATGACTGGGTTCTAAAAAATCGTGAAGGAACCGAGTCTGCACAGGCTGCTGAGGCCGCGCAGGAGTAG
- a CDS encoding ABC-F family ATP-binding cassette domain-containing protein: protein MAHLLGGEALHLQFPTRTIFEGVTVGINEGDRIGIVGRNGDGKSTLMKILAGRLEPDSGRVTARGGTRIGYLDQSDVLNASHTVGYALVGDTPEYEWASQPRIRDVIAGLVSDLPWDAPVSSLSGGQRRRVALAALLIQEWDVLMLDEPTNHLDVQAITWLAHHLKSRWSKNAGGLLVVTHDRWFLDEVSTDTWEVHDNIVEPFEGGYAAYVLQRVERDRQAAAAEAKRQNLMRKELAWLRRGAPARTSKPKFRIDAANALIADVPPVRNTVELKQMAVSRLGKDVVDLENVSVTFEDSSLPDGKREVLRRVTWRIAPGERTGILGVNGAGKSTLLALVTGSLEPTEGRVKRGKTVKVATLTQQLDELKEVENDRVSDVIGRKKRSYIADGKEMSPSQMLERLGFTSAQLSTPVKDLSGGQKRRLQLMLILLDEPNVLILDEPSNDLDTDMLAAMEDLLDTWPGTLLVVSHDRYLMERVTDQQYAVIDGSFRHLPGGVDEYLALSAAGRGGSAAGVTGGASAPTKKNDSSVSGGQAEPTDSGPKSTPKVSGAQARAAQKESAAIERRLGKLGEEQSKLSEQMSIHDPADYAGLADLGQKQQALQDEIDELEMRWLELSELLG, encoded by the coding sequence GTGGCACATTTACTTGGCGGCGAAGCGCTGCACCTTCAGTTCCCTACCCGCACTATTTTCGAGGGGGTGACCGTCGGCATTAATGAGGGCGACCGCATCGGCATTGTGGGTCGCAACGGTGACGGTAAATCCACACTCATGAAGATTCTGGCGGGGCGTCTTGAACCGGACTCCGGGCGCGTGACGGCGCGCGGTGGCACGCGCATCGGGTATCTGGATCAGTCCGACGTTCTCAACGCTTCCCATACGGTCGGTTATGCTCTGGTGGGCGATACTCCGGAGTATGAGTGGGCCTCGCAGCCGCGTATTCGTGATGTTATTGCGGGTTTGGTGTCTGACCTGCCCTGGGATGCGCCGGTTTCTTCACTCTCGGGTGGGCAGCGTCGCCGCGTGGCTCTGGCGGCTCTGCTGATACAGGAATGGGATGTGCTCATGCTGGACGAGCCCACTAACCACCTGGACGTGCAGGCGATTACATGGCTTGCGCATCATCTGAAAAGCCGCTGGAGCAAGAACGCGGGCGGTCTGCTGGTGGTCACTCACGACCGCTGGTTTCTTGATGAAGTCAGTACCGACACCTGGGAGGTTCACGATAATATCGTGGAACCTTTTGAAGGCGGGTATGCGGCTTACGTTCTGCAGCGTGTGGAGCGCGATCGGCAGGCGGCCGCCGCGGAGGCAAAGCGCCAGAACCTGATGCGCAAAGAGCTGGCGTGGCTGCGTCGCGGTGCCCCGGCGCGCACCTCGAAGCCGAAGTTCCGTATTGATGCGGCGAATGCGCTGATTGCCGATGTGCCGCCGGTACGTAATACCGTGGAACTCAAGCAGATGGCGGTTTCCCGTTTGGGTAAGGACGTGGTGGATCTTGAGAACGTCTCGGTCACCTTTGAGGATTCTTCGCTGCCCGACGGCAAACGTGAGGTGCTGCGTCGCGTAACTTGGAGGATTGCGCCGGGTGAGCGCACCGGTATTTTGGGCGTGAACGGTGCCGGAAAATCTACCCTGCTTGCCTTGGTCACCGGTTCTCTGGAACCAACCGAGGGGCGCGTGAAACGTGGTAAGACCGTCAAGGTTGCCACCCTCACCCAGCAGCTGGATGAGCTGAAAGAGGTTGAGAACGACCGCGTATCTGATGTGATCGGTCGCAAGAAGCGCAGCTATATAGCCGACGGCAAAGAGATGTCGCCCTCGCAGATGTTGGAACGACTAGGTTTTACGAGCGCACAGCTTTCTACCCCGGTGAAAGATCTTTCGGGTGGGCAGAAACGACGACTACAGCTCATGCTCATTCTCTTGGACGAGCCGAATGTACTGATTCTGGACGAGCCTTCAAACGACCTGGATACCGATATGCTGGCGGCGATGGAGGATCTGCTCGATACCTGGCCCGGTACTCTGCTGGTAGTTTCTCACGACCGTTACCTCATGGAGCGTGTGACCGATCAGCAGTATGCGGTGATTGACGGTTCCTTCCGGCATCTGCCCGGTGGGGTGGACGAATATTTGGCACTTTCCGCAGCGGGTCGGGGCGGTTCTGCCGCTGGTGTTACGGGCGGTGCATCCGCCCCAACGAAAAAGAACGATTCTTCGGTTTCTGGTGGCCAAGCTGAACCAACGGACTCTGGCCCTAAGAGCACGCCGAAAGTATCGGGGGCACAGGCACGCGCGGCACAGAAGGAATCCGCCGCGATTGAGCGTCGCCTCGGAAAATTGGGCGAGGAACAGAGCAAGCTCTCCGAGCAGATGAGCATACACGACCCCGCCGATTACGCCGGGCTTGCCGACCTGGGGCAAAAACAGCAGGCGCTTCAGGATGAGATCGACGAGCTAGAGATGCGCTGGCTGGAACTCTCGGAACTCCTCGGATAG